The Mycolicibacterium flavescens genome has a segment encoding these proteins:
- the estB_4 gene encoding penicillin-binding protein, beta-lactamase class C, translating to MGFERIDDLLNGVTADGALHGIAATVVGRDGVLYQGAAGDAKPDSMFRNASMTKAVATTAALQLVEQGRIELDAPVASILPEFGELQVLDSFDGREPVLRAPKAQATVRQLMNHTAGCGYHFLNDKLYTYCTEQGLPTPLDGVKQGLRVPLVNDPGTVWEYGVSTDWLGLVVEAVSGRTLGDYLAEHVYGPLGMTDSTFAPSDEQRARLLPVRFRAPDGSLLETELDLPAEPEWDAAGHGSYGTITDYGRFVRAWLNGGELDGARILKEETVELALRDHLDGAPLPMSMEPTVPELSNPVQLLDVPQGWGLGFHLYLVDLPGMRSAGSADWSGLFNSFFWIDRKAGIAAVIATQVLPFFDAKMVETILGFEAAVYAELGAAVS from the coding sequence ATGGGGTTTGAGCGCATCGATGACCTGCTGAACGGCGTGACCGCCGATGGGGCACTGCATGGCATCGCCGCCACGGTGGTCGGCCGCGACGGTGTCCTCTACCAGGGCGCAGCCGGAGATGCCAAGCCCGACAGCATGTTCCGCAACGCTTCCATGACCAAGGCCGTCGCCACCACCGCGGCGCTACAGCTCGTCGAACAAGGCCGCATCGAGCTCGACGCGCCCGTCGCCTCGATCCTGCCCGAGTTCGGAGAACTCCAAGTGCTCGACAGCTTCGACGGCCGCGAGCCGGTCCTGCGCGCACCCAAGGCGCAGGCGACCGTCCGCCAGCTGATGAACCACACAGCAGGCTGCGGCTACCACTTCCTCAACGACAAGCTCTACACCTACTGCACCGAGCAAGGCCTTCCCACCCCGCTCGATGGTGTCAAGCAGGGCCTGCGCGTGCCGCTGGTCAACGATCCGGGCACGGTCTGGGAGTACGGCGTCAGCACCGACTGGCTCGGTCTGGTCGTCGAGGCCGTCAGCGGCCGGACACTCGGCGACTACCTCGCCGAGCACGTCTACGGCCCGCTCGGCATGACGGACTCGACCTTTGCTCCCAGCGACGAGCAGCGCGCGCGGTTGCTGCCTGTCCGTTTCCGCGCGCCGGACGGCAGCCTTCTAGAGACCGAGCTCGACCTGCCGGCCGAACCGGAGTGGGACGCCGCGGGCCACGGGTCCTACGGGACGATCACCGACTACGGCCGCTTCGTGCGCGCCTGGCTCAACGGCGGCGAGCTCGACGGTGCACGCATCCTCAAAGAGGAGACGGTGGAGCTCGCGTTGCGGGACCACCTCGACGGAGCGCCGCTGCCGATGTCGATGGAACCGACCGTCCCCGAACTGTCGAATCCTGTTCAACTGCTCGACGTCCCGCAGGGATGGGGCCTGGGCTTCCACCTGTATCTGGTCGATCTGCCCGGCATGCGTAGCGCAGGATCGGCCGACTGGTCCGGACTGTTCAACAGCTTCTTCTGGATCGACCGCAAAGCGGGGATAGCGGCGGTGATCGCGACCCAGGTGCTGCCGTTCTTCGACGCCAAGATGGTCGAGACGATTCTCGGCTTCGAAGCTGCGGTGTACGCCGAGCTCGGTGCGGCGGTCTCCTAA
- a CDS encoding death-on-curing family protein, protein MTEYLDRDDVLVAGAAAVGVELRVADYGLLDAAGARPQATAFGVDAYPDPFTKAAALLQSLARNHALVDGNKRTAWAAAWTFLYLNGVELDPGFNVDDAENFMNAVAAEGDLQLSELAQKLQAFASD, encoded by the coding sequence GTGACCGAATACCTCGACCGCGACGATGTTCTCGTCGCCGGTGCGGCGGCCGTAGGAGTGGAGCTCAGGGTCGCCGACTACGGTTTGCTCGACGCGGCGGGGGCCCGACCCCAAGCCACCGCCTTCGGCGTTGACGCCTATCCCGACCCCTTCACTAAGGCGGCGGCGCTGTTGCAGTCCCTCGCGCGCAACCATGCGCTGGTCGATGGCAACAAGCGCACCGCATGGGCCGCCGCCTGGACGTTTCTGTACCTCAACGGCGTCGAATTGGACCCCGGCTTCAATGTCGACGACGCCGAGAACTTCATGAACGCCGTTGCGGCCGAGGGAGATCTGCAGCTTTCAGAACTCGCACAGAAGCTGCAAGCCTTTGCCTCGGACTGA
- a CDS encoding DSBA oxidoreductase, with protein MTNHPVAVDFHFDVMCPFAYQTSRWIREVRDLTGLEVNWRFFSLEEINRQDGKKHPWEREWSYGWSMMRIGALLRRQSMADIDAWYERAARALHVEGHKPHEKAVARALLEELGFDPRLVDQAIADPTTNDEVMADHQRVVDAGGYGVPTLFFPDGQCLFGPVLIDPPVGEAALRLWDAVVAWTEFPHLYELQRPKTPADQQAITETFRPYLEARDWVSINRGEVVTFDPPR; from the coding sequence GTGACCAATCATCCTGTCGCCGTTGACTTCCACTTCGACGTCATGTGCCCCTTCGCGTATCAGACGTCGCGATGGATCCGCGAGGTCCGCGACCTGACCGGCCTCGAGGTGAACTGGCGCTTCTTCAGCCTCGAGGAGATCAACCGCCAGGACGGCAAGAAGCACCCGTGGGAGCGGGAGTGGTCTTACGGCTGGTCGATGATGCGCATCGGTGCGCTGCTGCGCCGACAGTCGATGGCCGACATCGACGCCTGGTACGAACGAGCAGCGCGAGCCCTGCACGTCGAAGGCCACAAGCCGCACGAAAAAGCCGTCGCCCGAGCGCTTTTAGAAGAACTCGGCTTCGACCCCCGACTCGTCGACCAAGCCATCGCCGACCCGACCACCAACGACGAAGTGATGGCCGACCACCAGCGCGTCGTCGATGCAGGCGGCTACGGCGTGCCGACCTTGTTCTTCCCCGACGGCCAATGCCTGTTCGGGCCCGTACTCATCGACCCGCCGGTCGGCGAGGCGGCGCTGCGGCTGTGGGACGCCGTCGTCGCCTGGACGGAATTCCCGCACCTCTACGAACTGCAGCGACCCAAGACGCCCGCCGACCAGCAGGCGATCACCGAGACGTTCCGGCCGTACCTGGAGGCTCGGGACTGGGTCTCGATCAACCGGGGCGAGGTCGTCACATTCGACCCACCGCGTTGA
- a CDS encoding Protein of uncharacterised function (DUF2580) produces the protein MLVDPEVLRAFAGEVSTASEAIKRADVGSKATTSADGLAGSTTQWAMRLVGEHLTKKADAIAKNVEDMGGAVRGAGDRYEVTDSSLAGTFDGLF, from the coding sequence TTGCTTGTCGATCCTGAAGTACTTCGCGCCTTCGCAGGAGAGGTAAGTACAGCGTCTGAGGCCATCAAACGCGCCGACGTGGGCTCCAAGGCGACGACATCAGCCGACGGTCTTGCCGGGTCCACTACACAGTGGGCAATGCGCCTCGTGGGCGAGCACTTGACGAAGAAGGCAGATGCGATCGCCAAGAATGTCGAGGACATGGGGGGCGCGGTTCGTGGGGCCGGAGATCGATACGAGGTAACCGACAGCTCCCTTGCGGGGACGTTCGACGGGCTCTTTTGA
- a CDS encoding TetR family transcriptional regulator: MAQRSDVDDAITDATLALLRTGGPRSVTVEAVAARSGIAKTTIYRRHRDRRDMLSAALSRVTSPEPLGAHAPAPDRLRWLVGEAVKAIDVGIGFGGLAATLTDDDPEFTKIFRRILAKQRSELESVIDAAKADGSFRADINDAALIDAVVGTIIAERARTGRVAKDWEARLFDLFWPTVRA; the protein is encoded by the coding sequence ATGGCACAGCGAAGCGACGTCGATGACGCCATCACGGACGCCACCCTGGCGCTCCTGCGCACTGGAGGGCCCAGGTCAGTGACTGTCGAGGCGGTGGCGGCGCGTTCGGGCATCGCGAAGACCACCATCTACCGCCGTCACCGCGACCGTCGCGACATGCTCTCCGCCGCGCTGTCGCGGGTGACCTCTCCTGAACCTCTCGGCGCGCACGCCCCAGCGCCGGACCGGCTCCGCTGGCTCGTCGGGGAAGCGGTCAAGGCGATCGATGTCGGCATCGGTTTCGGCGGCCTCGCCGCCACGCTCACCGACGACGACCCCGAGTTCACCAAGATCTTCCGCCGCATCCTTGCCAAGCAACGCTCGGAGCTGGAATCGGTGATCGACGCGGCCAAGGCCGACGGATCGTTTCGCGCCGACATCAACGACGCCGCCCTCATCGACGCCGTGGTCGGAACGATCATCGCCGAGCGCGCACGGACCGGCCGCGTCGCCAAAGACTGGGAAGCGCGACTGTTCGACCTCTTCTGGCCGACCGTGCGGGCGTGA
- a CDS encoding DNA phosphorothioation-associated putative methyltransferase: MQERVIARQRTAIGRGDLSMPVRQSLRDGILQSDLSVLDFGCGRGQDVERLRRMGFQSKGWDPHFSPETDLDVNQIVLLNYVLNVIENPAERQQTLASAWALTSRVLVVACRLKWELSSINGVTSGDGLVTSRNTFQHFYSPGELRKLVDEVTGTRCVSPTPGVVYAFRRDEDRFAYLARGAIADFEWSDSEDYASAVSELIAFTERRGRPPLFEEIPAGLLPILGTLSRRSMLEVIQKGASPERVAEGFKRSTLDTLLYLGTSIFSGRAALRDLPLTVQADIKHCFRSYREACARADRLLAKIRDDSYVRGAMRNSPGKLTATALYVHRRATPKMPVVLRLYEYCGFVAAGRPDGWNILKLDHRGRRVSWSSYPSFDSDPHPTLDWTYGVEMTSLDSSFQRFGDRSNRPLLHRKEEFLDHADPHHGKYLRLTEAEVRAGLYQNPSIIGLEDGWKTELQRCGVSLRGHRLVKQR; encoded by the coding sequence ATGCAGGAAAGGGTTATCGCAAGGCAACGTACCGCAATTGGCCGGGGCGACCTCTCGATGCCGGTGAGGCAAAGTTTGCGCGACGGCATATTGCAGTCCGATCTGTCGGTTCTCGATTTCGGTTGTGGTCGCGGCCAGGATGTCGAGCGACTGCGCAGGATGGGTTTTCAGTCGAAGGGCTGGGATCCTCATTTCTCTCCTGAAACGGATCTCGACGTCAACCAGATCGTCCTCCTCAACTACGTGCTTAATGTCATCGAAAACCCAGCCGAACGGCAGCAAACTCTCGCATCAGCTTGGGCGCTTACGTCGCGTGTGTTAGTCGTTGCATGCCGCCTGAAGTGGGAGCTTAGCTCGATCAACGGCGTCACCTCCGGTGATGGATTAGTTACAAGCCGCAACACTTTTCAGCATTTCTACAGCCCAGGCGAGCTCCGAAAATTGGTTGATGAAGTGACGGGTACGCGATGCGTGTCACCGACTCCCGGTGTCGTTTATGCCTTCCGTCGCGATGAAGACAGGTTTGCCTACCTCGCTCGCGGGGCCATTGCCGACTTCGAGTGGTCCGACAGCGAGGATTACGCATCAGCCGTGTCTGAACTGATTGCTTTTACGGAAAGGCGCGGTAGGCCACCACTTTTCGAAGAAATACCGGCGGGTCTCTTGCCAATCTTGGGAACACTTTCGCGGCGCTCGATGCTCGAAGTGATCCAGAAGGGCGCATCTCCGGAGCGAGTCGCAGAAGGGTTCAAGCGTTCTACCCTCGATACGCTGCTATATCTTGGTACATCCATCTTTAGCGGTCGTGCAGCGTTGCGGGACTTGCCGCTGACTGTACAAGCGGATATCAAGCACTGCTTCAGAAGTTATCGTGAGGCCTGCGCTCGGGCAGATCGGTTGTTAGCAAAGATTCGTGACGATTCGTACGTGCGTGGGGCGATGCGTAACTCCCCGGGTAAGCTAACGGCTACTGCGCTTTACGTCCATCGACGAGCGACGCCGAAAATGCCCGTAGTTCTACGCCTGTACGAATATTGCGGGTTTGTCGCTGCAGGCAGACCTGATGGGTGGAACATACTCAAACTCGACCATCGAGGCAGACGGGTTTCGTGGTCTTCGTACCCCTCATTTGATTCGGACCCACATCCCACCCTGGACTGGACGTATGGGGTTGAGATGACTTCGTTAGACTCAAGCTTCCAACGATTCGGTGATCGATCAAACCGGCCACTGCTCCACCGCAAAGAGGAGTTCCTCGACCACGCCGATCCGCACCACGGCAAATACCTCCGTCTGACGGAGGCGGAAGTACGTGCAGGGCTTTACCAGAACCCCTCGATCATTGGCCTCGAGGATGGGTGGAAGACAGAGTTGCAGCGCTGTGGAGTTAGCCTGCGGGGCCACCGCTTGGTGAAGCAGCGGTGA
- a CDS encoding Histidine kinase-, DNA gyrase B-, and HSP90-like ATPase, which produces MTEAVKDFDIVPTSLAVKAMRDNGYKNAAYAIAELMDNSIQAGATTVQLLCADREAQVEQRARKRLHQVAVLDNGSGMDVGTLQIALQFGNGTRLNPEQQQGMGRFGMGLPSASISQCQRVDVWSWIGGPENALHSYIDLPEINAGRMRRLPAPQHKPLPKVWRTAAGKDAFRDTGTLVVWSNVDRVLWRTSKALIDNSEELIGRMYRYWINDGRVSIALKSFLFDEPDRILQERFAKPNDPLYLMANTSCPAPFDAKPMFRPFPEEGTNEVPLTVRFHGEDHLVTVKFSMATEEARDSSGGQATGSLPHGQHAARNLGVSVVRAGRELELDPAWATTYEPRERWWGVEISFEPGLDELFGVSNNKQSARNLAEAAKIDTTAIIKEHGGSIVAAREALKEEEDPIEPLLEIVHRVQTNIRQMRGLIQTQAEGRRRRVRHAEESIEAQATDAVRRRQKEGHHGRSDDDEKKPVDERKADVAEQLEHLGHSPESARELAAETIDKGLKYRVEVASLEGGAFFSVQPRGGVLLVTLNTDHPAYGLLLGARDPKDLPEDPDKLKEKLAAAQAGLEMMLFAWARYEDEQPNDQRRVTQNIRHDWGRMAEAFLGSRP; this is translated from the coding sequence GTGACTGAGGCAGTTAAGGACTTCGACATTGTGCCGACGTCGCTTGCCGTTAAGGCGATGCGGGACAACGGCTATAAGAATGCCGCGTACGCTATCGCTGAGTTGATGGACAACTCTATCCAAGCGGGCGCGACAACTGTCCAGCTGTTGTGTGCGGATCGCGAGGCGCAGGTGGAGCAACGGGCACGTAAGCGTCTGCATCAGGTTGCTGTACTTGACAATGGCTCAGGGATGGACGTCGGCACACTCCAAATAGCTTTGCAGTTCGGCAACGGTACTCGGCTCAACCCGGAACAGCAGCAGGGTATGGGACGCTTTGGGATGGGCCTACCGAGTGCGTCCATTTCCCAATGCCAGCGAGTCGATGTGTGGAGTTGGATTGGCGGCCCGGAGAACGCGCTACATAGTTACATCGACCTGCCGGAGATTAATGCCGGGCGGATGCGGCGCCTGCCTGCGCCCCAACATAAGCCGCTGCCTAAGGTGTGGCGCACTGCTGCCGGCAAGGACGCGTTCCGCGACACCGGAACGCTGGTTGTGTGGAGCAATGTCGATCGTGTGCTGTGGCGGACATCGAAGGCGCTGATTGACAATTCCGAGGAATTGATCGGCCGAATGTATCGGTATTGGATTAACGATGGCCGTGTCTCGATTGCATTGAAGAGCTTTCTCTTCGACGAGCCCGACCGCATCCTTCAGGAGCGCTTCGCAAAGCCAAACGATCCGCTGTACCTGATGGCAAACACGAGCTGCCCCGCGCCGTTCGACGCAAAGCCGATGTTTAGACCCTTTCCAGAGGAAGGTACGAACGAGGTCCCTTTGACCGTGCGCTTTCATGGGGAGGATCACCTAGTAACGGTCAAGTTTTCCATGGCGACAGAAGAGGCCCGTGACAGCTCCGGCGGCCAAGCAACCGGAAGCCTTCCACACGGACAGCATGCTGCTCGTAACCTTGGAGTGTCCGTCGTGCGGGCAGGCAGGGAACTCGAGTTGGATCCGGCCTGGGCAACCACTTACGAGCCTCGCGAACGATGGTGGGGTGTCGAGATTTCCTTCGAGCCAGGACTCGACGAGTTGTTTGGTGTATCGAACAATAAGCAGTCAGCACGAAACCTCGCTGAAGCCGCAAAGATCGATACCACGGCAATCATCAAAGAGCACGGAGGGTCGATCGTTGCTGCACGTGAAGCCCTGAAGGAGGAAGAGGATCCGATCGAGCCGCTCTTGGAAATCGTCCATCGCGTACAAACGAATATCAGGCAGATGCGGGGTCTTATTCAGACTCAAGCCGAAGGCAGACGTCGAAGAGTTCGTCATGCGGAGGAAAGCATCGAGGCCCAAGCCACGGATGCGGTGAGAAGGCGGCAAAAAGAAGGCCATCACGGCCGAAGCGACGATGACGAGAAGAAGCCTGTCGACGAGCGAAAGGCCGATGTCGCGGAGCAGTTGGAACACTTAGGCCACTCACCTGAATCGGCGCGCGAGCTCGCGGCTGAGACCATCGACAAGGGCTTGAAGTATCGCGTGGAAGTTGCCTCCCTCGAAGGGGGCGCGTTCTTCTCGGTTCAACCTCGAGGTGGTGTCTTGCTCGTCACGCTGAATACGGATCATCCGGCCTACGGACTGCTGCTTGGAGCGCGGGATCCGAAGGACTTACCCGAGGATCCGGACAAGCTCAAAGAGAAACTTGCTGCAGCCCAGGCAGGTCTCGAGATGATGCTGTTCGCTTGGGCACGGTATGAAGACGAACAACCGAATGATCAGCGGCGCGTGACTCAAAACATCAGACACGACTGGGGTCGCATGGCGGAAGCGTTCCTGGGTAGCCGACCGTAG
- a CDS encoding Type III restriction enzyme — MVTGLRSPSDMLLDPKTRAELLLLLPPSTAEILSQRLGLAGDPFDALTTMTVRRGSNRATTLFDFFSIQDEAQEREVPPSHERVEPLYALFPHQRLAARRVMDGLCVEPRRVMLHMPTGSGKTRTAMSVISNLLNQGEPKLIIWLAHSEELCEQAVEEFDRSWRVLGNRPVGVQRWWGSHTLEAPLIRDGLVVGGLQKVHSSARKSVAEIGALAGRVDLIVMDEAHQAVAPTYSLVLDLLAEAGSPAPLLGLTATPGRTWSDIDEDQLLADFFFRRKVALEVEGYANPVRYLIDEGYLAETDFVQLEYAGGAELSQAELRELEDSLDVPPNIIRRLAADEQRNMLILGRTEAMCRRHNRIIVFAATKDHALVLATVLRARGTWAYAVTGQTPSAERGRIISSYKAACDEPRVIVNYGVLTTGFDAPQTSAAVIARPTKSLVLFSQMVGRATRGRRAGGNERAEVATVVDTRLPGFCNMADAFDNWEDVW; from the coding sequence ATGGTGACCGGACTGCGATCCCCTTCCGATATGCTTCTTGATCCGAAGACGCGGGCCGAATTATTACTACTTCTGCCGCCGTCAACCGCCGAAATACTCTCGCAGAGACTAGGTTTAGCTGGGGACCCTTTCGATGCACTGACCACGATGACCGTACGCCGTGGCAGCAATCGTGCGACAACTCTGTTTGATTTCTTCTCGATCCAAGATGAGGCTCAGGAGAGAGAAGTACCCCCGTCGCATGAGCGTGTGGAGCCCCTTTACGCCCTTTTCCCGCATCAACGATTAGCGGCACGGCGGGTCATGGACGGGCTTTGCGTGGAGCCCCGCAGGGTGATGTTGCATATGCCGACCGGCTCGGGGAAGACGCGCACAGCAATGTCCGTGATTTCGAATCTTCTGAATCAAGGTGAGCCGAAATTGATTATATGGCTGGCTCATTCAGAAGAACTTTGCGAGCAAGCTGTAGAGGAATTCGATCGATCCTGGCGAGTGCTCGGTAATCGACCAGTCGGTGTCCAGCGTTGGTGGGGGTCACACACATTGGAGGCGCCCCTGATACGTGACGGACTAGTCGTGGGCGGCCTACAGAAAGTCCACTCATCGGCTCGAAAATCCGTTGCAGAGATAGGTGCGCTCGCCGGAAGGGTCGATCTAATTGTGATGGACGAAGCTCATCAAGCTGTCGCGCCAACCTACAGCCTCGTTCTCGACCTGTTGGCCGAGGCGGGCAGTCCCGCCCCATTACTGGGCCTTACTGCTACGCCCGGGCGCACCTGGAGCGACATAGATGAAGACCAGCTGCTTGCGGACTTCTTCTTCCGCCGGAAAGTCGCTCTCGAAGTTGAGGGTTATGCAAACCCCGTTCGTTACCTCATCGACGAAGGGTATCTCGCGGAGACTGACTTCGTGCAGCTTGAATACGCGGGTGGCGCAGAGCTTTCACAGGCTGAGCTGCGAGAACTTGAAGACTCGTTGGACGTTCCGCCAAACATCATCAGGCGATTGGCGGCCGACGAGCAACGAAACATGTTGATACTTGGGCGAACCGAAGCAATGTGCCGACGCCACAATCGCATTATTGTCTTCGCAGCCACGAAGGACCACGCATTGGTGCTGGCAACGGTGTTGCGTGCTCGTGGGACATGGGCCTACGCCGTGACAGGTCAGACCCCGTCCGCGGAGCGCGGAAGGATTATTTCGTCTTACAAGGCGGCTTGCGACGAGCCTCGAGTGATCGTGAACTACGGGGTCTTAACGACGGGCTTCGACGCCCCACAGACGAGCGCCGCGGTGATCGCTCGACCGACCAAGAGTCTTGTGTTATTCAGTCAAATGGTCGGTCGTGCAACGCGCGGCCGCAGGGCCGGGGGGAATGAACGGGCTGAGGTCGCAACGGTAGTCGACACTCGATTGCCGGGTTTTTGCAACATGGCTGATGCCTTCGACAATTGGGAGGATGTCTGGTGA
- a CDS encoding bifunctional 3'-phosphoadenosine 5'-phosphosulfate sulfotransferase/FAD synthetase, with protein sequence MADAIRHICGISGGKDSSALAVYMRDRVAEMEYFFCDTGAELPETYEYLDRLETALGKPIARLNARKGFDHWFEVYRGTLPSPQMRWCTKKMKIEPLEEWIGDDPAVSYVAIRADESGRKGYVSTKPNIRTVLPFVENNIDHDGVLRILEHAGIGLPKYYDWRTRSGCYFCFYQRKAEWVGLAERHPELFQRAIAIESKVRQDAGADGDASFGEYAMKGRQYTWSGGESLPELLARREEILARHEEAQQQAKKRRKNRSVWDVLGDALDDDDDSMQCSVCAL encoded by the coding sequence ATGGCTGACGCTATCCGACACATCTGCGGGATCAGCGGCGGGAAGGACTCCAGCGCGCTTGCTGTGTATATGCGGGACCGTGTCGCGGAGATGGAGTACTTCTTCTGCGATACGGGTGCCGAGCTTCCCGAGACATACGAGTATCTCGATCGCCTCGAGACCGCGTTGGGAAAACCAATTGCTCGGCTCAACGCTCGGAAGGGCTTCGATCATTGGTTCGAGGTTTATCGTGGAACGCTTCCTTCACCGCAGATGCGCTGGTGCACGAAGAAGATGAAGATCGAGCCACTCGAAGAGTGGATCGGCGACGATCCCGCTGTTTCTTACGTGGCGATTCGAGCAGATGAGTCCGGCCGGAAGGGTTATGTAAGTACTAAGCCGAACATCAGGACGGTGCTGCCATTCGTTGAGAACAACATCGACCATGATGGTGTATTGCGCATCCTGGAGCACGCGGGCATCGGCTTACCGAAGTACTACGACTGGCGCACGCGATCGGGATGCTATTTCTGCTTTTATCAGCGCAAGGCGGAGTGGGTGGGACTCGCCGAGCGCCATCCTGAACTCTTCCAGCGTGCGATCGCGATCGAGTCTAAAGTCCGCCAGGACGCCGGCGCCGACGGTGACGCATCGTTCGGGGAATACGCGATGAAAGGTCGTCAGTACACCTGGTCTGGAGGAGAGTCTCTACCCGAGCTCCTCGCCCGTCGCGAAGAGATCCTTGCTCGGCATGAAGAGGCACAACAACAGGCGAAGAAGCGCAGAAAAAACCGCTCCGTATGGGACGTACTCGGTGACGCACTCGATGACGACGACGATTCAATGCAGTGTTCAGTCTGTGCGTTGTAA
- the iscS gene encoding nifS-like class-V aminotransferase, translating into MVYLDYNASTPVDQRILPALTEAVGAFGNPASLHHSAGQAAAELVEEARGRVALLANRPSRDVIFTSGASEAAVIALLGLMLGVRGRPDIVVSPTEHKAILAAAELGARLSGGEVRHIKVDESGVIDLDALEHLLDESVAVMATMAANNETGVLAPVAEAAAIAKRHGVLSFIDATQVVGKGPLDEVSKAADLMVFSSHKIYGPKGAGALIADRHIQKLLVPIAAGGGQERGLRGGTQNTPAIVGFGLAAELAMKEQVTDTTRIGALAAMLMAELRLGLRDVHLNAAGAQRLSNTLNVRFIDADAEAVMASMPDVQVSAGSACQSAVPIPSHVLLAMGLSGVAASESLRISLGRPTTEEDVMAAARAISAAVTRVRELTSHWKGS; encoded by the coding sequence ATGGTCTACCTCGACTACAACGCGTCTACTCCGGTTGACCAGCGCATTCTTCCCGCCTTGACCGAGGCGGTCGGAGCATTCGGCAACCCGGCTAGTTTGCACCACAGTGCTGGGCAGGCCGCGGCCGAACTCGTGGAGGAGGCACGCGGTCGCGTGGCTCTCCTTGCGAACCGTCCATCGCGCGATGTCATCTTCACAAGCGGGGCGAGCGAAGCCGCGGTCATCGCATTGCTGGGCCTGATGTTGGGTGTTCGGGGCCGCCCTGACATAGTCGTATCTCCCACAGAGCATAAAGCGATTTTGGCTGCGGCAGAGCTCGGTGCTCGACTTAGTGGCGGCGAAGTTCGGCACATAAAAGTCGACGAATCCGGAGTGATCGATCTCGACGCGCTCGAACACCTCCTTGATGAGTCAGTCGCGGTAATGGCAACCATGGCCGCCAACAACGAGACCGGTGTGCTCGCGCCCGTGGCTGAAGCTGCGGCGATCGCAAAGCGTCACGGCGTACTCAGTTTCATCGATGCGACGCAGGTGGTCGGCAAGGGTCCGCTCGATGAAGTGTCCAAAGCAGCAGACCTTATGGTCTTCAGCAGCCATAAGATCTATGGACCGAAGGGCGCCGGTGCACTAATTGCGGATCGGCACATTCAGAAATTGCTCGTTCCTATCGCTGCGGGCGGAGGGCAGGAACGAGGTCTGCGCGGAGGGACGCAGAATACTCCCGCGATCGTCGGGTTCGGATTGGCCGCAGAGCTTGCGATGAAGGAGCAGGTGACCGACACAACACGCATAGGCGCTCTTGCTGCAATGTTGATGGCTGAGCTGAGGCTCGGGCTCAGAGATGTTCATCTCAACGCCGCTGGCGCCCAGCGGCTTTCAAACACTTTGAACGTGCGATTTATTGACGCAGACGCCGAAGCGGTAATGGCGTCTATGCCAGATGTGCAGGTGTCAGCGGGTTCCGCCTGCCAATCCGCCGTGCCTATACCGTCACATGTTCTTCTGGCGATGGGGCTGAGCGGCGTTGCGGCGTCTGAATCGCTACGCATCTCACTCGGGCGGCCAACTACGGAAGAAGACGTGATGGCCGCAGCGCGCGCGATAAGTGCCGCAGTGACGCGCGTCCGCGAACTGACGTCTCACTGGAAAGGTAGTTGA
- a CDS encoding TetR family transcriptional regulator, giving the protein MPVNLHQQRSQATKGALRRVALARFAKDGFGNVTVSQLAEEAGVTERTFFRHFPTKEAVLFADYETHLGWLAEALARRPATESLFDAVMASVGSFPHDLEVVRQAALLRASLIGERAAGHLRVVQASFAAVITDFVRKRYADVPGIELKAEVAGAVLAAALVVAVENWGRGGCVGDLGEIVSESVGLVRTGLAPLGYLTGREPTRARQRV; this is encoded by the coding sequence ATGCCCGTGAACCTGCATCAGCAGCGCAGTCAGGCGACGAAGGGGGCGCTGCGGCGGGTGGCGCTGGCGCGGTTCGCGAAGGACGGCTTCGGGAACGTGACGGTGTCGCAGCTGGCCGAGGAGGCCGGTGTCACGGAGCGGACGTTTTTCCGGCACTTCCCGACGAAGGAAGCGGTGTTGTTCGCGGACTACGAGACGCACCTGGGGTGGTTGGCGGAGGCCTTGGCGCGCCGGCCCGCCACGGAGTCGTTGTTCGACGCGGTGATGGCGAGTGTCGGAAGCTTTCCGCACGACTTGGAGGTCGTGCGCCAGGCGGCGCTGCTGCGGGCGAGTTTGATCGGCGAGCGGGCGGCCGGTCATCTGCGGGTGGTGCAGGCGTCGTTCGCGGCGGTAATCACCGACTTCGTGCGGAAGCGCTACGCCGATGTGCCGGGCATTGAGTTGAAGGCTGAGGTGGCGGGGGCGGTGCTAGCAGCGGCATTGGTTGTGGCCGTGGAGAACTGGGGGCGGGGCGGGTGTGTTGGCGATCTTGGGGAGATCGTGTCGGAGAGTGTGGGGTTGGTGCGGACGGGGTTGGCACCGCTGGGCTACTTGACCGGCAGAGAACCGACACGCGCCCGGCAGCGGGTGTAA